CTTACCCTGAACCCTGACTTTTTTACCATGGATACTTAACTCGGAATTTTCGATACGGAATTCCAGCTTATCCGGCAGATAATTCTCACGAAGTTCCTTCTCAAACATCACGAAATCATGCAGTGTCTTCCGGTAGAATTCGACCTCGTAGTCGAATACCATGCCGCCCGATTTACCGTTTTTACCGCTTCGCAGTGCGAGCCCTATCGCAAGGTCGAGCATCTTGTAATTCGGGAGTTCATTCATGTCGTCGTTTATTGTCGATGTTACATAGTGGAACAACACCTCATGCAGGAATATCCCTTTATAATCGTCGCGGATGGTATTTTCGGGATAAGTCTCGGGCTTCAATTCAAGGAGATACTTCATGAAGAACGCATACCGGCAGTTCCCCATTGTCTCGAGCATAGTAGCGCTGTACCCGTGTTCACTTTGGAACGTCCCGATTGCGGTATCGAGACGGGGTTTATCATCCAGAATGCCCATCGCCCGGATATCCTGCGGGAGAACGCCGGATAGAAAAGCCTCATTCTCTCTATTAATTCGCCCGGCGTATGCGGCCATATCGTCGGCATACCGTAAAAACGGCAGATTCTCCCGGAGTTCCCCGCGGAGTTCCGCGCCGAGAAACGGGTGGTGCGTCGAGATAAAGAAGCGGAGATCGTAGATTTTGAGCCATTCGCTGGTCGGGACGATATCGAATAATTTCGGGGGAAACGCCTGATCGGGTTCGCGGGGAGGTATGCTGACGATAGCTTCTTGCGGTACGCTCCGGTAAATAGTATTGAGGAAGAAGGACGGGAGATTATAGTCCCCTTTTTCACTGAAGGAATTCCGGCAGAGATAGAGATTATGAGTGGGGCGGGAGACCGCGATATAAAAATCGAAACGTTCCAGATCGGTGCGTTTTTCCTCGGTGGGTAAAATCATATTGCGGAAACGCTCGTTAAGGCGGATTCGTTCGTTCTGGTTAAGGATGGATAAGGCCGCCAGCCCGGGAAACTCGCCCTCGTTGAGGCCGGTGATAAAGACCGTATGGAAATCGGTCTCACGGAGGTCGTAGGGTGTCAGTATTTTTACGCAGTTCCCGGGGAAGATTTCATAACGGTAACGGGTTTCCTTCACGATCTCCGTAAACAGTTTATAGAGTTCGTCGAAGCTGAATTTTTCCGATTCCAGCACGCGAAGGGCGGTTTGTAACGATACCAGCAGTTTCTTCAGTTTCTGGAACGCCGTATAATCCTTAGTGACTATCCAGTATTCCGGGGAGTTTTTCAGATCGTGGTCGTCGATCGTCCTTTCCATCCCTGACGCGGCGATCAGGTTAAATAACCACGTATTGAATTCCCCGAACGTCACGTTATCTCCCGAACGGAAGCGGAATAGGAGGCCGACGAACCGGGTGAACTTATCGCGGAAATCGGTCAGACGCCGGAGTTTTTCCGATAGCCTGTCCGCGGATAAATCGTCCCCGTCGTCCGCGGGCTGATCCTTGTTTTCCAATTCCCCCCGGTAATATCCGATCTTATTGTCGATATAGGATATCCATTCGTCCTTCGTTCCCTGGTAATACTCGTGATAAAGGAATTCCGTGCCGCTCAGCGATTTCCAGTCGCGATTATGGGTATACCCGGAATTGGCGATCGACAGCAGATCGACGCTGTCCATCCCCTTGACGGCGCACCGGAAGAGATGAAGGATATATCCGATCGCGGGATTGGTACGGAGGGGCTTATCTTTCGTATAGTAGAACGGGATACCGAAATTGGTGAAAATCCCGTCGATCAGGTGGTCGTACTCCTCGGGATTGCGGACGACGACCGCGAAATCGTTATATTCGAGGTTTCCCTGCGCCTTCAGGCGGGCGATCTCGCAGGCGATCAGTTCGATCTCACGGTATTTACCGTAGCCGTCGATTTCGTATATTTTATCTACATCGACGGGAGTTTTTGAAAATTTCAGGAACCGTTCCGCAAGCACGGAGAACGGATGATTCCCCTCGCCGATATTGATATATTCCACATCGAAGTTTTTTTCGAACATTTTTAACGTATCGCCGATCACGGGATAATCGGTATCCGGGATCGCCATCTGTACGGGTTTCCCGCTGTTTTCGAAGGTACGAATCAGACTGCTGACAAACCCGAACTGGGCGGCGGTAAAATCGAAAAATCCGTCGAAATAGAGGGCGCTGTAACCGGCGGGCGTATCGTTCCCGATAATCTCCGACGCGGTACGGGTGTAAAGATAATAATCGTATAATCCTTTTTCGGTTAGAAGCCGCTCGTACTCGCCGTAGATGAGTTTGATATCGTGCCACTTGTCGGGGTTGCCCATCTCGTCATGGATAACGTCACGGTTCAGGATCGCCGCCGCGCGGAGTTCGAGGATGAGGGAATGGAGCATGCGGATGATGCCGGGTGAGTTCTGGATATCCATGAAGTACCGGAAATCCGGAGCGCGTTTCTCGGCGATCAGCCGGATTATCAGGAATGTTTCAAAATCGCTCAACGCATTGACCGGGTGGGATTTCCTGTAGGCGGAGTTCTCGACTGTCGCGCGGATAAATTCGTCCAGCGTAAAAACCGGACGCCCGGTAAATCCCCCGGTCGCGGCGGACAGTTTCTTGATAAATAATTCCTTCTGAAACCTGCCGGGTACGATGACTAAAGGTTCGTTATTGGATTTTAGGAGGCGCGCGGTTTCATCGATAAAACGGGCGGTTTTCCCGCTCTTAGGCTTTCCCTTGAGTATCTTCATCCGCTCTCCCGTATTTCAACATCCTCTGACCAGACGAAAGTTTTCACGTGTTATTCTAACGCGCCGCGCTGGGGTGTCAAATTAACGGGCGGCGAATGAATCAATCTCCCCCGGAAACGGTGCTGTCGTAGGGAAGAAGTTTCCCGCTGAAATATTCCGTCTTAATTTCATACTCGACCGTAACTGTTTCGAGATCGTTATAGAGACTGTCGAGCTTCGACTTCGATTCGCTGATAGACACGCTGAGAGCGCGGATAGTATCCGTATCGCTTTTAGACGCGGCCTCGATCAGATCGTTATTGCTCCGGTCGATCAGGTTCTCGAGCGTAACAATCTCGGCCTCAAGCGAATCCATCCGCTTCTTGAGGGGATTTAATGTCCGGCTTTTTTCCTCAAGAATCTCGGCGCGGATTTTTCGCAGGTCTTTTTTATTGATTACGGTGTCGGCGATAACCTTTTTTACCGGCTCCGTTCCGCTCAACCGTTCGTCGGCCCAGCCGAACTGTTCGAGGAACTCGTCATAGGTGCCGTGGAAGATGTACGGGAAGGATTTCCCGTCCGGCCCCGCGCCGTTATCGTCGAAAACGATCAGCTTTGTCGGGATAGACCGCAGAAACATCTCGTTATGCGTGACCATCACAAGCGCGCCCTCGAATTGGTCGAGCGCCTCGAGAAGCGCGTCGGCGGACTGCATATCGAGGTGATTGGTCGGCTCGTCCAGTAGAAGCAGGCTGCACGGCGAGGCGATAATTTTAGCGAGCATCACCCGCGCGCGTTCGCCGCCGGAAAGGACGTCGACCGTCTTCTGGGACATCTCGCCCTCGAAAAGCATCGATCCCGCGATACTGCGGGCGCGTTCCCGCGACGGGACCGGCATGACACCGGATATCTCCTCCTCCACCGTCAAGTGGGGGGTGAGGGTATCGCGGTTTGTTTGCCCGAAATATCCGATATCGGCCTGCGGATGCAGGACTATTTCCCCATGACGCGGGGTAAGTTCGCCGGACAGAAGACGGATGAGGGTGGACTTTCCCTTACCGTTCTTCCCGATAATCGCGATCTTCTCGCTTTTCTCAAGGGCGAAGCTGAAATCGCGGATAATGTTATCCGTCTGATACCCGAATGCAAGGTTCTTTGCTTCGAATACCCATTTCCCTGAGATGGGAAGGTGCTGAAACGCGAAGTCGAGGTCTTTTATTTCCGCGAGGTGGTCTTTCTTTTCAATTTTCTGGAGCGTTTTGATGCGCGACTGAACCATCCCGGCAAGCCGGGCTTTCGCGCGGAAGTGGGTGATGAACTCCTCGATACGTTTCCGTTCCTTCGCGTCGTTTACGCGTGTTTTTTCGTATATCTCCTCGTCCTTTGCAATCTGGAGGTACATCTTACTGGTGTCGCCCTTCATTTTCCTGATAACGCGGCGGTGGATGGCGACCGTATGATTGATGACCTTATCCATAAATCCCCGGTCGTGGGTAATCAGGATAAATTCACCCTTCCATTCTTCGAGGAATTTACGAAGCCAGCGGATAGAGATAATATCGAGAAAGTTGGTCGGCTCGTCGAGGAGAAGCATATCGGGAGAAGAAATGAGGAGTTTTGCGAGATTGATACGCACCTGAAACCCGCCGGAGAATGTATGCGGAGACGCGGCGAGGTCGTCCTTACCGAAGCCCAGCCCGAACAGGGTTTTCTCGGCCAGCCATGTATCGTTCCGGCGCTGTTCGGGAAGCGCGGAGATGCATTCGTCCATCACGGTGGGTTTGGAGAACGCAATCTTCTGCTCCATGAAGCCTATCCGGTAATCCTTGGGGATAACCACCTTCCCGGAATCGGGGGTTTCCTGCCCGCAGATCAGACGGAGCAGGGTGGATTTCCCATGCCCGTTCCTACCGGTCAGGCCGATCTTTTCGCCCGCTTGTATGGAGAGATCGATATTTTCAAATAAGACCTGATGCGGATAAAGTTTTGAGACGCCGATTAGTTGAATCATACCCCTGACCGAATTTTTTCGTTTATTGTAGCCGATATGAAGGGTTTCGTCAAGCAAAAAATAAATATTCATTTTTACTTGACTGTTTGCCGATACAGGGTATAATCAATGGTATAGAACAGGAGGGTAAAGATGGATAAACCGAGATGTGCTCTCAAATTGATCTACAGTTGCTTCGATTGTTTTTATTTCCAGAACCGTTCGGCTCATATCGACATTCAAAAAGAAAAGTACCACTGCATGGTAGAAAAAAAGGACTTTTCTTTTGATAAGATGTTTCCTAACGGGGTACCAGCATTCTGTCCGCTTCCCGAATTTGAAAGCATACGCCCCGCGAAGGAATTCGGGCCGTTCCAGACAATCCAGAAGAAGCTGGAACAGGTTACCGCGAAGAAGTAGCTATTTTACTTTCTTTTGATACCAGCGGGAAATATTCAATAACAATACAGGGAATACGGCCTGCGGGTTCGTATTCCCATACCGCATTTTTCTCCAAACTGTCTCAATCTCGCCGCAAATTTCCTGCAGTTCCGCCGAGTTGCAATTCCGTATTAATGGGATAGGCAGATCGGCGTATACCTGATCGAGAAACGGTTTATAATCTATCTGCCTGAGAAATTGCTGGCGCAGTATCTGAAGATTTCTGAAATAATCGATCAGCTCCTCGAGAAAATGGGTCTGCATATCGGGTACTTCGTCCGAGTTCAAAGCATCGATAAAACGGAACAGTTCGTATCCGTGCTGCACCTGCGGCGCGATTTTCGCGAAAAATTCCCTCACATTGTTCTGGCGTTTCATCCTGTACTGGTAAACCACGTCGCTCATCAGTTCGATTGTAGACTGGTGATTGCCGGGGTTTTCCCCGAATATCGTCTTAACCGACTGCGGGGAGAGACGGTCGAATTTGATCACGATACTCCGCGAGAGGATTGTCGGCAGGATTTGCGATAGTTCCGTTACCGTCAGGATAATGAGAGACTGCGAGGGAGGTTCCTCGAACAGCTTGAGCGCGGAGTTCTGCGCCTGTACGGTGGCGTTCTCGAATTCGCCGATGAGGGTGATTTTACGGCGACCCGACGCCTTTTGGGAGTGAAAATCGATAGTCTCGCGGATAAAATCGATGGGGATTTTCTGCTTCTTCGTCAGTTCGTCCGACGCGCGTTCTATTTTTCCAGCGAAGTCCTTATCGTCCATCAGGCGCTTATAGATACTGTTATTCAGAATTTCAAATTCCAGTTCTTCGCGGAGTACGGAAAATTCTATCTTCTTATCTTTGATTTTATCGGGAAGTTCCCCGAGGAAGATGGATTGAGAAATACGGCCGAGCAGGTATTTTAGATAACGGATAAGCTGTTCGAGTAATTTTTCATTCGCGATATTTTTCAGGAAGAACCTTGTTTTCAGGGAGAAATTATCGTTGCGGTAAAACAGGAAATCGGGCGAGAGAAAGGGGTCTTTTTCGAGGATATTCCGGGATAATAATAATCCCGCGGTAAACTTCCCGCATCCGGGGTTTCCGTGAAAAATCAGGGTTCTCCCCTGAAAATCGTCATTCAGCAGCTTTTGGAGCAGAATCGCGGGGTGTTTTTGGCCGATTAAATGTTTCTGCATATGCCGACCCTATCTTCCTTTTATATCCGTCATTACCAGGCGGGCTTCGGACATCCCGTTATAGGTATTGATCTCGGGATAACCGGCAATATCGAATGCGGAAAAATCCTTCAGAAGCGCGGAGATTTTCTTGGAGGCGCTCCATGCGACCATTTTTATGCTCGATTCGCCTTTCTTGAGCGTGAGTATCGCGTGATCGTTTTCCTTACCCATATAGAACACGTCGGCGATACGGACATTCTCGATCAGGTAATTAGGTATTTCGTTCCCGTTGCCCACAGGCTCCAAGATATTTTCAAGATAACGGATATTATTCATATTAAGCTCGGAAAAATCGGGCAGAACCGCGTCGATAAGGATTTCCTCTTTCAGGATATCGTTCTCATGCAGGGCGATGTATTCCTTAGCCTTGACCTTGAATTCGTCGAGTTTCTCGCGGTGAATAGTAAACCCGCCGGCATATTTATGCCCGCCGTATTGGGCGAAGTAGTCCGACATACTCTCGAGCATCTTGACAACCTCAAACTCCCCGCTCACACGCATCGACCCCGTGCATTCGCCGTTCTCGAGGGAGATAATAACGGCGGGTTTCTGGTACTCGTGCGTGATTTTATTCGCGAGCAGTCCCGTGATACCCTTAGGGATCTTTTCCGA
Above is a window of Brevinematales bacterium DNA encoding:
- a CDS encoding ATP-binding cassette domain-containing protein gives rise to the protein MIQLIGVSKLYPHQVLFENIDLSIQAGEKIGLTGRNGHGKSTLLRLICGQETPDSGKVVIPKDYRIGFMEQKIAFSKPTVMDECISALPEQRRNDTWLAEKTLFGLGFGKDDLAASPHTFSGGFQVRINLAKLLISSPDMLLLDEPTNFLDIISIRWLRKFLEEWKGEFILITHDRGFMDKVINHTVAIHRRVIRKMKGDTSKMYLQIAKDEEIYEKTRVNDAKERKRIEEFITHFRAKARLAGMVQSRIKTLQKIEKKDHLAEIKDLDFAFQHLPISGKWVFEAKNLAFGYQTDNIIRDFSFALEKSEKIAIIGKNGKGKSTLIRLLSGELTPRHGEIVLHPQADIGYFGQTNRDTLTPHLTVEEEISGVMPVPSRERARSIAGSMLFEGEMSQKTVDVLSGGERARVMLAKIIASPCSLLLLDEPTNHLDMQSADALLEALDQFEGALVMVTHNEMFLRSIPTKLIVFDDNGAGPDGKSFPYIFHGTYDEFLEQFGWADERLSGTEPVKKVIADTVINKKDLRKIRAEILEEKSRTLNPLKKRMDSLEAEIVTLENLIDRSNNDLIEAASKSDTDTIRALSVSISESKSKLDSLYNDLETVTVEYEIKTEYFSGKLLPYDSTVSGGD